The Pirellulales bacterium DNA window CTCTTGTGGATGATGCCGTGCGATGAGGGCCTGGTAAATCCAGCCGCCGATAATGCCGCCGGCCAACGGACCAACGATCGGCACCCACCAGAAGCCGTTGCCCCAGCGGAAGACCTCCGGCCCCCAACCAGCCACGGCCGTGAAGAGGCGCGGTCCGAAATCGCGGGCCGGATTGATGGCATAACCCGCGTTCAGGCCGAAGGTCATGCCGATCAGCACCACGAGTAGTCCGACCGCGATCGCTCCCTGCACGGGCGCGGGATTGGCGTTCCGTTTGTCGCCGATGGCGAAGACGCAGGCGACCAAGAGCGCCGTACCGACGACCTGGTCGATGAGGCCGCCGCCGAGCGACAAGTAATCTTGCGGATAGGTGGCCCAAATGCCGGCAGTGCTTTGATCGCGGGTCGTGCCGGCGAAGCTTTCGAGCGCCTCGTGATAAACGGCAAAAACGATCGCCGAGGCCACGAAGGCGCCGGCCATCTGCGCCACGCAATAGGGGAGCACTTTGCGCCACGGAAAATCCTGACACACGGCCACGGCCAGCGTCACGGCCGGATTCAAATGCGCGCCTGACACGCCGCCGGCGACGAGAATGCCCATC harbors:
- a CDS encoding MIP family channel protein; translation: MLRGTARECAAEFLGTLVLVTFGVAVVAQVVLGEKSHGEYLSINLGWGLAVTMGILVAGGVSGAHLNPAVTLAVAVCQDFPWRKVLPYCVAQMAGAFVASAIVFAVYHEALESFAGTTRDQSTAGIWATYPQDYLSLGGGLIDQVVGTALLVACVFAIGDKRNANPAPVQGAIAVGLLVVLIGMTFGLNAGYAINPARDFGPRLFTAVAGWGPEVFRWGNGFWWVPIVGPLAGGIIGGWIYQALIARHHPQEN